The proteins below are encoded in one region of Lentisphaerota bacterium:
- a CDS encoding DUF2088 domain-containing protein, with translation MIIQCGEQVSISSEELRALVLKTLDSRPEPLRRVLLLPPDHTRLNSQAGPITAMAYEALTARGVRVDVMPTLGTHNAMTEKQLRLMFGDTIPLTAFLVHDWRNGIVRAGELPGSLLAELSGGKVAYSVGVEVSQRLFKGYDLIVSIGQVVPHEVVGMANYTKNIVVGAGGADIINKSHFLGAVCNMETILGRADTPVRRLFNTAVETFLKDLPITYILTVVEQDAVTRQMHLRGFYAGDDAQVYREACALAARVNINLLEREPRKVVVYLDPHEFQSTWLGNKAIYRTRMAIADGGELVVLAPALKEFGEDPKIDGLIRKYGYRGTPATLKAVEENEDLRGNLGAAAHLIHGSSEDRFHITYCPGDGMGLDAVRAVGFDASPYAEMAARYNLDRLQNGWNRMPDGEEVFFISNPALGLWAYRAKFSG, from the coding sequence ATGATCATACAGTGCGGAGAACAGGTTTCTATTTCGAGCGAGGAACTGCGCGCGCTGGTGTTAAAGACCCTGGATTCGCGCCCCGAACCCCTGCGCCGCGTGCTTCTGCTGCCACCGGATCACACCCGTCTCAATTCGCAGGCGGGGCCGATCACCGCGATGGCCTACGAGGCGCTGACGGCCCGGGGCGTGCGGGTGGACGTGATGCCGACGCTGGGCACGCACAATGCCATGACCGAGAAGCAGCTTCGCCTCATGTTTGGCGACACGATTCCGTTGACGGCATTCCTGGTGCATGACTGGCGCAACGGGATTGTCCGCGCAGGCGAGCTTCCGGGATCGCTGCTCGCCGAGCTTTCCGGCGGCAAGGTTGCGTATTCGGTCGGGGTGGAGGTGAGCCAACGGCTGTTCAAGGGTTACGACCTGATCGTGTCGATCGGGCAGGTCGTGCCGCACGAGGTGGTCGGCATGGCCAACTACACCAAGAATATCGTCGTGGGCGCGGGCGGGGCGGACATCATCAACAAATCTCACTTCTTGGGCGCGGTCTGCAACATGGAGACCATCCTCGGCCGGGCTGATACGCCGGTGCGCCGGCTTTTCAACACGGCCGTTGAGACGTTTTTAAAGGATCTGCCGATTACTTACATACTCACGGTGGTTGAGCAGGATGCCGTCACGCGGCAGATGCATCTGCGCGGTTTTTATGCCGGGGATGATGCGCAGGTGTATCGCGAGGCCTGCGCGCTGGCGGCCCGGGTAAACATCAACCTGCTCGAACGCGAGCCCCGGAAAGTGGTGGTCTATCTCGATCCGCATGAGTTTCAGAGCACCTGGCTCGGCAACAAGGCGATCTACCGCACGCGCATGGCGATCGCCGACGGCGGCGAGTTGGTCGTGCTCGCCCCGGCGCTCAAAGAATTCGGTGAGGACCCGAAGATCGACGGGCTGATCCGCAAATACGGCTATCGCGGAACTCCCGCCACGTTGAAGGCGGTTGAGGAGAATGAGGACCTGCGCGGCAACCTGGGCGCGGCGGCCCATTTGATCCACGGCTCGTCGGAGGACCGCTTCCACATCACCTATTGTCCGGGCGACGGGATGGGACTGGACGCGGTGCGCGCCGTCGGGTTTGATGCCAGTCCGTACGCGGAGATGGCCGCGCGCTACAATCTAGATCGGCTCCAGAATGGCTGGAACCGGATGCCGGATGGAGAAGAGGTCTTTTTCATTAGCAACCCCGCGCTCGGCCTCTGGGCATACCGGGCGAAGTTTTCGGGATAG
- the gnd gene encoding decarboxylating NADP(+)-dependent phosphogluconate dehydrogenase, which translates to MKADIGLIGLAVMGENLVLNMESKGFTVAVFNRTVEKVDAFIGGRGAGKKFIGCHSIAALCASLERPRKVMMLVKAGRAVDEFIEQIIPHLEPGDIIIDGGNSHFPDTIRRAQYVESRGLLYVGTGVSGGEEGALLGPSIMPGGSPAAWPAVKPIFQKIAAQTDSGKPCCEWVGEGGAGHFVKMVHNGIEYGDMQMICEVYQVMKDGLGLTADEMHAIFADWNTGELDSYLIEITRDILGYRTEAGEAVLENILDTAGQKGTGKWTAVAALDEGQPLTLIGEAVFARCLSALKDERVAASAQLAGPAATTFTGSRQRFVNDLKQALYASKLVSYAQGYQLMRAAAQSYGWNLNYGGIALMWRGGCIIRSVFLGKIKKAFDHNPGLTNLLLDPFFSGKMRRAQGGWRRVVRMAVKLGIPTPAISAALAYYDGYRCARLPANLLQAQRDYFGAHTYERTDAPRGQFFHTNWTGRGGSTAASTYVV; encoded by the coding sequence ATGAAGGCAGACATCGGCTTGATTGGCTTGGCGGTAATGGGCGAGAACCTGGTGCTCAACATGGAGAGCAAGGGGTTTACGGTGGCGGTGTTCAACCGCACGGTTGAGAAGGTGGATGCGTTTATCGGCGGACGCGGGGCCGGCAAGAAGTTCATCGGGTGCCACAGCATCGCGGCGTTGTGCGCCAGCTTGGAGCGTCCGCGCAAGGTGATGATGCTGGTCAAGGCGGGCCGGGCCGTGGACGAATTCATCGAGCAGATCATTCCCCATCTCGAGCCCGGCGACATTATCATTGACGGCGGCAACAGTCATTTTCCCGACACCATTCGCCGCGCGCAATACGTGGAAAGCCGGGGGCTGCTGTATGTCGGCACGGGCGTCTCGGGTGGCGAGGAGGGCGCGCTGCTTGGCCCGTCGATCATGCCCGGCGGTTCACCCGCAGCCTGGCCCGCCGTGAAGCCGATCTTTCAGAAGATCGCGGCGCAGACCGACTCCGGCAAGCCCTGCTGCGAGTGGGTCGGCGAGGGCGGCGCCGGTCATTTTGTGAAGATGGTTCACAACGGCATCGAATACGGCGACATGCAGATGATCTGCGAGGTTTACCAGGTGATGAAGGATGGCCTCGGCCTCACCGCCGATGAGATGCACGCCATCTTTGCCGACTGGAACACGGGGGAACTGGACAGCTACCTGATCGAGATCACCCGCGACATCCTGGGGTACCGGACCGAGGCGGGCGAAGCGGTGCTGGAGAACATTTTGGACACCGCCGGTCAGAAGGGCACCGGAAAATGGACGGCCGTGGCCGCGCTCGACGAAGGCCAGCCGCTCACGCTGATCGGCGAGGCGGTCTTCGCCCGCTGTCTCTCGGCGCTCAAGGACGAGCGTGTGGCGGCTTCGGCGCAGCTCGCCGGCCCGGCAGCGACGACGTTCACCGGTTCCCGTCAGCGCTTTGTCAATGACCTGAAGCAGGCGCTCTACGCCTCGAAGCTGGTCAGCTATGCGCAGGGGTATCAACTCATGCGCGCGGCCGCCCAGTCCTACGGCTGGAACCTCAACTACGGCGGCATCGCGTTGATGTGGCGCGGCGGCTGCATCATCCGCTCGGTGTTTCTCGGCAAGATCAAGAAGGCGTTTGACCACAATCCGGGTTTGACCAACCTGCTGCTCGACCCGTTCTTCAGCGGCAAGATGCGGCGCGCCCAGGGTGGCTGGCGGCGGGTCGTCCGCATGGCCGTGAAGCTGGGGATTCCGACCCCTGCCATCAGTGCGGCGCTGGCCTATTATGACGGCTACCGCTGCGCGCGACTGCCGGCGAACCTGCTGCAGGCCCAGCGCGATTATTTCGGCGCCCATACCTATGAGCGCACGGATGCGCCGCGGGGCCAGTTCTTCCACACCAATTGGACCGGCCGCGGCGGCAGCACCGCCGCATCCACCTACGTCGTGTGA
- a CDS encoding sugar kinase, translated as MDYGMAIKPVGALDFVSLGALVHRLDSGVVPFRKATECRIHVSGGEFNVAANLSDCFRLKTGITAAMVDYPVGDLIAERVRAMGVRPFYKRFEHDGVNGPNMATVFSDRGCGARAPVVFYNRCNEAAARLQPGDFDWRAIFADGVRWFHSGGIFAALSATTPAVIVEGMKAAKAAGAVVSFDLNYRAKLWNILGGNQRAVSVLDPILRHVDVLVGNEEDLQLGLGIPGPEASARTGLDSAAFIGMIDTVVRKHPNIKVVATTLREVHSTNRHRWSAVAWINGTVAQAPVLDLDVYDRVGGGDGFAAGLFYGLLNGVSADDAVRLGWAHGALLTTYPGDTTMATLDQVKALAAGGSARIQR; from the coding sequence ATGGATTATGGAATGGCCATCAAGCCGGTTGGCGCGCTGGATTTTGTTTCCCTTGGCGCGCTGGTGCATCGGCTCGATTCGGGTGTGGTTCCGTTTCGCAAGGCGACGGAATGCCGGATTCATGTCAGCGGCGGCGAATTCAATGTCGCGGCCAATTTGTCGGACTGCTTCCGGCTTAAGACCGGCATCACGGCGGCGATGGTGGATTATCCCGTCGGCGATCTGATTGCCGAGCGCGTGCGCGCCATGGGCGTCCGTCCGTTCTACAAGCGCTTCGAGCACGATGGCGTGAACGGTCCGAACATGGCGACGGTTTTCAGCGACCGAGGCTGCGGCGCGCGGGCGCCGGTGGTGTTTTACAACCGCTGCAACGAGGCCGCCGCCCGGCTCCAACCCGGCGACTTCGACTGGAGGGCCATCTTTGCCGACGGCGTGCGCTGGTTTCACAGCGGCGGCATCTTTGCCGCGCTCTCCGCCACGACGCCTGCGGTGATCGTGGAGGGGATGAAGGCGGCCAAAGCCGCCGGCGCGGTGGTTTCCTTTGATCTGAACTATCGCGCAAAGCTGTGGAATATCCTCGGCGGGAACCAGCGGGCCGTGAGCGTGCTCGACCCGATCCTCCGCCACGTGGATGTGCTGGTCGGCAACGAGGAGGACCTGCAGCTTGGGCTCGGCATCCCCGGACCGGAAGCGAGCGCCCGGACGGGTCTCGACTCCGCTGCGTTCATCGGCATGATCGACACGGTTGTCCGGAAGCACCCGAACATCAAAGTCGTCGCGACGACCCTGCGCGAGGTGCACTCGACGAATCGCCACCGGTGGAGCGCCGTGGCCTGGATCAACGGGACCGTCGCTCAGGCACCGGTGCTCGATCTGGATGTGTACGACCGGGTCGGCGGCGGCGACGGCTTTGCGGCCGGCCTGTTCTATGGCCTGCTGAACGGCGTGTCGGCTGACGACGCGGTGCGTCTCGGCTGGGCACACGGCGCGCTGCTCACCACCTACCCCGGCGACACCACGATGGCGACGCTGGACCAGGTGAAGGCGTTGGCCGCAGGCGGCTCGGCTCGGATCCAACGGTAA
- a CDS encoding methionine biosynthesis PLP-dependent protein (catalyzes the formation of cystathionine from L-cysteine and O-succinyl-L-homoserine), producing MIPLSAHLSTRLAHAGSRHDLVAGASSVPIYQVSTFHQEDPEHLGRYDYARSSNPTRAALEETVASLENGAQGLAFASGMAAISSTLLLFAPGDHLIVGRDIYGGTYRILTTLFRRWKLDVTFIDTTDPEQVRRAVTPATRALFVESPANPLLQITDLRAMAAIAREHGLLAITDNTFMTPLLQRPLDLGFDIVLHSATKFLGGHSDLIAGLAITREAELGRRLRTIQNAFGAILGPQDAWLLLRGIKTLAVRLEAQQRTATAVAAWLRQRPQVRRIFYPGLADHPGCAIHAGQASGPGAVVSFELADRAAAVDFLKRVRLPLVAVSLGGVESILSYPATMSHAAMPSAERLARGISDGLIRFSAGLETVEDLTADFSAAFERKTDLRV from the coding sequence ATGATTCCACTTTCCGCACACCTGTCCACCCGGCTCGCCCATGCGGGTTCACGCCACGATCTGGTGGCCGGTGCATCGAGCGTTCCCATCTATCAGGTGTCAACCTTCCACCAGGAGGATCCGGAGCACCTCGGACGCTACGACTACGCCCGCAGCAGCAACCCGACCCGCGCCGCGCTGGAGGAGACGGTCGCCAGCCTTGAGAACGGCGCGCAGGGACTCGCTTTCGCTTCGGGCATGGCCGCCATCTCCTCCACCCTGCTCCTCTTTGCTCCCGGCGACCATCTGATCGTGGGGCGTGACATTTATGGTGGCACCTACCGCATTCTGACCACCCTCTTCAGGCGGTGGAAGTTGGATGTCACGTTTATTGACACCACCGACCCGGAGCAGGTCCGCCGCGCAGTCACCCCCGCCACACGCGCCCTTTTCGTCGAGTCTCCCGCCAATCCGCTCCTGCAAATCACCGACCTGCGGGCCATGGCCGCCATCGCCCGCGAACACGGCCTGCTGGCCATTACCGACAACACCTTCATGACCCCCTTGCTGCAGCGGCCGCTCGACCTGGGTTTCGACATCGTCCTGCACAGCGCCACCAAATTCCTCGGCGGCCACAGCGACCTGATCGCCGGTTTGGCCATAACGCGCGAGGCCGAACTGGGCCGCCGCCTGCGCACCATCCAAAACGCCTTTGGCGCGATCCTCGGTCCGCAGGACGCCTGGCTCCTCCTCCGCGGCATCAAGACCCTCGCCGTTCGCCTCGAGGCGCAGCAGCGCACCGCCACTGCCGTGGCCGCCTGGCTACGGCAGCGCCCCCAGGTGCGGCGCATCTTTTACCCCGGACTGGCCGACCACCCGGGCTGCGCGATTCACGCCGGCCAGGCATCGGGTCCTGGTGCCGTGGTGTCGTTCGAACTGGCCGACCGCGCCGCCGCCGTCGACTTCCTGAAGCGCGTGCGGCTGCCGCTGGTGGCGGTCAGCCTCGGCGGTGTCGAGAGCATCCTCTCCTATCCCGCAACGATGTCGCACGCCGCCATGCCATCCGCCGAACGTCTGGCGCGCGGCATTTCCGACGGCCTCATCCGCTTCTCCGCAGGCCTCGAAACCGTCGAAGACCTGACCGCTGACTTTTCCGCCGCATTCGAGCGAAAGACGGATTTGCGCGTTTGA
- a CDS encoding response regulator, whose protein sequence is MKAIEESQEARGEEQQAKDLLRIKNLVFNDSITAISIANLDGLLMDVNVAFLRLWRYADRDDVIGKPISHFLDDPSECAIILASLNETGCWEGDYTARRGDGTTFLANGLATVVHERDGRVIGYQSSVLDVTARKRAETYRGIGSRILQLLNQTGTLQETIPLVVAEVKRRAGVDAVGIRLHDGEDFPYFAQEGFSDDFLRTENSLIARDAEVTACCDREGRVQLECACGLVLTGKTNPAHPLFTPWGSFWTDDARSLLDLPAEQDPRLHPRNVCIHQGFASMALVPIRNKDQIMGLIQLNDRRPGRFTIETVELLEEAAAYIGAGLMRRQTDEEKTLYAVQRSKLLKAEGLNRMAGAVAHHFNNKLMVVMGNLELAMRAMPEDSEPGSYLIQAMQGARQAADISTLMMTYLGQMNGVHEPMDLAGLCRQRLPEIRRDLPTHIHFRTDLPDPGPIVLGDSRQIRQILINLIANAQEAIGTQAGTIRLAVKTVSRVDIPDTDRFPLEWEPQAGRYACLEIEDSGCGIADSDKEKLFDPFFSTKFTGRGLGLPVVIGMLRGNDAGITVMSAIRKGSTFRVYMALASAGLNRPERTIPPPQQAPGELAARSAKTGPVLVIEDVPAIRDVVAIMLQNLGLTVLLADNGAAAVELFQQHRSEIGCVLCDLTMPHMDGWATLTALRALRPDVPVILASGYDEARALAGDHPESPQAFIGKPYNMRELRDTIERVLGVRLTDSLAG, encoded by the coding sequence ATGAAAGCGATAGAAGAATCGCAAGAGGCGCGCGGTGAGGAGCAACAGGCCAAGGATCTGCTGCGGATCAAGAACCTGGTCTTCAATGATTCCATCACTGCCATCAGCATCGCCAATCTGGACGGCCTGCTCATGGATGTCAATGTGGCGTTCCTGCGCCTCTGGCGGTATGCAGACCGGGATGACGTGATCGGCAAGCCTATCTCCCATTTTCTCGACGATCCGAGTGAGTGCGCGATCATTCTGGCGTCTCTCAATGAGACCGGCTGCTGGGAGGGGGACTATACCGCGAGGCGTGGCGACGGTACGACCTTCCTGGCCAATGGGCTGGCCACGGTCGTGCACGAGAGAGATGGTCGCGTGATCGGTTACCAGTCATCCGTTCTGGATGTCACCGCGCGCAAGCGGGCCGAGACCTATCGCGGCATCGGCAGCAGGATCCTGCAACTCCTCAACCAGACCGGCACGCTGCAGGAGACCATCCCGCTCGTCGTCGCCGAAGTGAAGCGCCGTGCCGGAGTCGATGCCGTGGGCATTCGCCTGCATGACGGGGAGGACTTTCCCTATTTCGCCCAGGAGGGATTCTCCGATGATTTTCTGCGCACGGAGAACTCGCTGATCGCGCGTGACGCGGAAGTCACGGCATGCTGTGATCGGGAGGGCCGCGTCCAACTGGAATGCGCCTGCGGTCTGGTCCTGACCGGAAAGACCAACCCGGCCCATCCGCTCTTCACGCCCTGGGGCAGCTTCTGGACCGACGATGCGCGGTCGTTGCTGGATCTTCCAGCCGAGCAGGATCCGCGCCTGCACCCGCGCAATGTCTGCATTCATCAGGGCTTCGCCTCCATGGCGCTGGTGCCCATCCGCAACAAGGACCAGATCATGGGTTTGATCCAGCTCAACGACCGCCGTCCGGGACGATTCACGATCGAGACCGTGGAACTCCTGGAAGAGGCAGCGGCGTACATCGGTGCCGGGCTGATGCGCAGACAGACGGATGAGGAGAAGACCCTGTACGCTGTTCAGAGGTCCAAACTGTTGAAAGCTGAAGGGCTGAATCGCATGGCCGGCGCCGTTGCCCACCACTTCAACAACAAGTTGATGGTGGTGATGGGCAACCTGGAGCTCGCCATGCGTGCGATGCCCGAGGATTCGGAACCGGGATCGTATCTGATCCAGGCCATGCAGGGCGCCCGCCAAGCGGCGGATATCAGCACGTTGATGATGACTTACCTCGGCCAGATGAACGGCGTTCATGAGCCGATGGATCTGGCCGGACTCTGCCGGCAACGCCTGCCGGAAATCCGGCGCGATCTGCCCACCCACATTCATTTCAGAACCGATCTGCCCGATCCGGGCCCCATCGTTCTGGGGGACTCGCGCCAGATCCGGCAAATCCTGATCAACCTGATTGCCAACGCCCAGGAGGCCATCGGCACCCAGGCGGGGACCATCCGTCTGGCCGTCAAGACGGTTTCACGGGTGGACATTCCGGACACCGACCGGTTCCCCTTGGAATGGGAGCCGCAGGCCGGCCGGTACGCTTGCCTGGAAATCGAGGATTCGGGCTGCGGCATTGCCGACTCCGACAAGGAAAAGCTGTTTGATCCGTTCTTCTCCACCAAGTTCACTGGCCGGGGTCTGGGCCTGCCCGTGGTGATCGGCATGCTCCGCGGCAACGACGCGGGCATCACGGTTATGAGCGCGATACGGAAGGGCAGTACGTTCCGCGTCTATATGGCGTTGGCCTCAGCCGGCCTCAACCGGCCCGAGCGCACGATCCCGCCCCCGCAACAGGCCCCGGGCGAGCTGGCGGCTCGTAGCGCGAAAACCGGCCCGGTGCTGGTGATCGAGGACGTCCCGGCCATACGCGATGTGGTCGCGATCATGCTCCAGAATCTCGGGCTGACGGTCCTGCTTGCGGACAACGGCGCGGCGGCGGTGGAGCTGTTCCAGCAACATCGATCCGAAATTGGCTGCGTCCTCTGCGACCTGACCATGCCGCACATGGATGGCTGGGCGACGCTGACCGCGCTCCGGGCGCTGCGTCCCGATGTGCCTGTCATACTGGCCAGCGGTTATGACGAGGCGCGGGCTCTGGCGGGCGATCATCCGGAAAGCCCCCAAGCCTTCATCGGCAAGCCGTACAACATGCGGGAACTGCGCGACACGATTGAAAGGGTGCTGGGCGTTCGCCTCACGGACTCATTGGCCGGATGA
- a CDS encoding M28 family peptidase, with amino-acid sequence MAAAIGIQIGIETEIDEKARNSPPIAISISTVRMCSKLELLHAPSRGLTSRSLAPTLSAMRIWIDSLRTMSRRHPVPLFRRLALALLVALVCGCRRQAPITEVLSPFTAAEAADAFDQTARFVALGPRAAGTPGGRRAADYLERVLRTAGASTARIASFEDATPSGVRTFHNVLATFPAANPQAPWIVLLSHFDTKRDVPGDTDETPFVGANDSGSSTGLLLALAARFARQFPTQPPPCNIMIAFLDGEECAVAYSDRDGLHGSRRLARDLRREGLPVRAVILADMIGDRDLLLEIPRNGTPDLRLLALACAERLGIRQHVTLGSSIILDDHQPFLDQGFPAINLIDFAFGSAPGLNDYWHTLQDTMDKLDPKSFQITGSLIIAMMNALCGL; translated from the coding sequence ATGGCAGCCGCTATCGGGATCCAAATCGGGATCGAGACCGAAATCGACGAGAAAGCAAGAAATTCGCCCCCGATAGCGATTTCGATTTCGACTGTACGGATGTGCTCAAAATTAGAATTGCTGCACGCCCCGTCCCGGGGATTGACATCCCGCAGCCTTGCGCCTACGCTATCCGCCATGCGCATTTGGATCGATAGTCTCCGAACGATGAGTCGACGCCATCCCGTCCCGCTTTTCCGCAGGCTTGCCCTCGCACTGCTGGTCGCGCTCGTCTGCGGTTGCCGTCGGCAGGCCCCAATCACTGAGGTCCTTTCGCCGTTTACCGCTGCGGAGGCAGCCGATGCATTTGATCAGACGGCCCGGTTTGTCGCCCTCGGTCCGCGCGCCGCCGGCACGCCGGGGGGGCGCCGCGCTGCCGACTATCTGGAGCGCGTGCTGCGGACGGCGGGTGCCTCCACGGCCCGGATCGCGTCATTTGAGGACGCCACCCCGTCCGGCGTCCGCACCTTTCACAACGTGCTGGCGACCTTTCCGGCCGCGAACCCGCAAGCCCCCTGGATCGTTCTGCTCTCGCACTTCGACACCAAGCGCGATGTCCCCGGCGACACAGACGAGACCCCCTTTGTCGGCGCCAACGACAGCGGCTCATCCACCGGGCTGCTGCTGGCACTCGCCGCCCGTTTTGCTCGCCAGTTCCCGACCCAGCCCCCGCCGTGCAACATCATGATCGCCTTTCTCGACGGCGAGGAATGCGCGGTCGCGTACAGCGACCGTGACGGTCTCCATGGCAGCCGCCGTCTCGCCCGCGACCTCCGGCGCGAGGGCCTGCCCGTGCGCGCGGTCATCCTCGCCGACATGATCGGCGACCGTGACCTGCTGCTGGAGATCCCCCGGAACGGAACACCGGATTTGCGCCTGCTCGCCCTCGCGTGCGCCGAACGCCTCGGTATCCGCCAGCACGTCACGCTCGGCAGCAGCATCATCCTCGACGACCACCAGCCCTTCCTCGACCAGGGATTCCCGGCGATCAATCTGATCGATTTCGCCTTTGGCAGCGCCCCGGGCCTGAACGACTACTGGCACACGCTCCAGGACACGATGGACAAGCTCGACCCCAAAAGCTTCCAGATCACCGGAAGCCTCATCATCGCGATGATGAACGCCCTCTGCGGGCTGTGA